Proteins co-encoded in one Octopus bimaculoides isolate UCB-OBI-ISO-001 chromosome 7, ASM119413v2, whole genome shotgun sequence genomic window:
- the LOC106881920 gene encoding uncharacterized protein LOC106881920 — MEDFVFSWDRFVEKREEQEAENAKREVGIPELSLLLENNNDHNDCQISSAISDYETSGSGHGKRLFHFLLHLLEKNRDNNAIIRWENRSEGLFRICSLITLATLWGREKNNYSMDHNKLRRALRYYIEKGKLLKVDRHLYKFTTDFKESKFMKSSSYHQSSFEYPSKYRETFNSEENSPLSIIDEGTRSGDIFNPPAVLVGNESISYDVCCSQHEIPEATVSKSYESWYCDKANGSSYENLVNVNSADNICSSNIDIPIIENFNSPSASDNCSSLSPNESLMSDTSDFSLKIKRSNSEICLPDLLPNKRYCPETAQNITFGDSDLSNHQKVTDLFNDEWHEQYIVPDTRLHSCKDLSPDSNHFPPCRFDSSEENESDDVDMSPNFQTLLEDLHKDLQFLNNA, encoded by the exons TTGAAAAGCGGGAAGAACAAGAGGCAGAAAATGCCAAACGTGAAGTTGGTATCCCGGAATTGTCTCTTTTACTTGAGAATAACAACGATCATAATGATTGCCAAATATCCTCAGCCATTTCAGATTATGAAACTA gtGGTTCTGGCCATGGAAAAcgactctttcactttctcttgcaTCTCCTCGAGAAAAATAGAGACAACAACGCAATAATCAGATGGGAGAACCGCAGTGAAGGCTTGTTCCGTATCTGTTCCTTAATTACTCTTGCTACTTTATGGGGCAGAGAAAAGAACAACTACAGTATGGATCATAACAAACTAAGAAGGGCATTAAG GTATTACATCGAAAAAGGCAAATTGTTGAAAGTTGACAGACATCTCTATAAGTTTACCACTGATTTTAAAGAAAGCAAATTCATGAAGTCAAGCAGTTATCACCAATCATCGTTCGAATACCCAAGTAAATATAGAGAAACTTTCAACAGCGAAGAAAACTCCCCTTTGAGTATCATCGATGAGGGTACACGCAGCGGGGACATTTTTAACCCCCCAGCAGTTCTCGTTGGTAATGAGTCGATCAGTTATGATGTATGTTGCAGTCAACACGAAATCCCTGAGGCAACAGTTTCGAAATCGTATGAATCGTGGTATTGTGACAAGGCAAACGGTTCTTCTTATGAAAATTTGGTCAATGTAAACAGCGCGGATAACATATGCAGTTCTAATATTGACATTCCCATCATAGAAAATTTCAATAGTCCATCAGCTTCAGATAACTGTAGCTCTTTGTCACCTAATGAATCCTTAATGTCAGACACTTCAGATTTTAGTCTGAAAATAAAACGTTCAAATTCTGAAATATGTCTACCTGATCTGCTGCCGAATAAGCGTTACTGTCCTGAAACAGCTCAGAATATCACTTTCGGTGATAGTGATTTATCAAACCATCAGAAGGTTACAGATCTCTTCAATGACGAATGGCACGAGCAATACATTGTACCTGACACAAGATTACATAGTTGCAAGGATTTGTCCCCCGACTCGAATCATTTTCCGCCTTGTCGCTTCGATTCCAGCGAGGAGAATGAATCTGATGATGTTGACATGAGCCCTAATTTCCAAACTCTCCTAGAAGATCTTCACAAGGACCTACAGTTCCTGAATAACGCATAA